One genomic region from Thunnus maccoyii chromosome 16, fThuMac1.1, whole genome shotgun sequence encodes:
- the LOC121913995 gene encoding BTB/POZ domain-containing protein 6-B: MPTADCRLLHHGRIMRCLTYLLLLPETLKKSKKVGKLPGRLPVCYEILTLSLTSKKKQQQKQEKEKMAAELYPAANTNNTNLANGTTVADTEKTKEVQVSQASSSSAATTPTTQQNINNNNVDPPSWQCSHPTLRERNALMFNNELMADVHFIVGPLGGSQRVPAHKYVLAVGSSVFCAMFYGDLAEEESEIHIPDVEPAAFLILLKYMYSDEIDLEADTVLATLYAAKKYIVPALAKACVNFLETSLEAKNACVLLSQSRLFEEPELTQRCWEVIDAQAELALCSEGFCEIDLQTLEIILRRETLNTKEVVVFEAVMSWATAECKRQGLGPTTRNKRDVLGKALFLVRIPSMSLEEFANGAAQSDILTLEETHNVFLWYTAAKKPTLDFPLTARQGLAPQRCHRFQSSAYRSNQWRYRGRCDSIQFAVDKRIFIAGLGLYGSSGGKAEYSVKIELKRQGVTLAQNLTKFVSDGSSSTFPVWFEHPVQVEQDAFYTVSAVLDGNELSYFGQEGMTEVQCGKVTFQFQCSSDSTNGTGVQGGQIPELVFYA; encoded by the exons ATGCCAACGGCAGACTGCAGGTTGCTCCATCATGGCCGGATCATGAGGTGTTTGACTTATCTGCTCCTACTtccagaaacactgaaaaagtcCAAGAAGGTCGGCAAGCTCCCGGGCAGGCTGCCGGTATGTTATGAGATCCTGACTCTGTCCCTGACGAGCAAAAAGAAGCAGCAACAGaagcaggagaaggagaagatggcTGCGGAGCTGTACCCCGCCGCCAACACCAACAACACCAACCTGGCCAACGGCACTACGGTAGCGGACACCGAGAAGACCAAGGAGGTGCAGGTGAGCCAGGCTAGCAGCAGCAGCGCGGCGACCACCCCGACCACCCagcaaaacatcaacaacaacaacgtaGACCCACCCAGCTGGCAGTGCAGCCACCCAACACTGAGAGAGAG GAATGCCTTGATGTTTAACAATGAGCTGATGGCTGATGTCCACTTTATTGTCGGCCCTTTGGGGGGATCGCAGAGGGTTCCAGCACACAAG tatgTGCTGGCCGTGGGAAGCTCGGTCTTCTGTGCCATGTTTTATGGCGATCTGGCGGAGGAGGAGTCTGAGATCCATATCCCAGATGTGGAACCTGCTGCTTTTCTAATTCTGCTGAA GTACATGTATAGCGATGAGATTGACCTGGAGGCAGACACGGTGCTGGCCACCCTGTATGCTGCCAAGAAGTACATTGTCCCTGCACTGGCCAAGGCCTGCGTCAACTTCCTGGAAACGAGCTTGGAGGCCAAGAATGCCTGCGTGCTGCTCTCCCAGAGCCGCTTGTTCGAGGAGCCTGAGCTGACGCAGCGCTGCTGGGAGGTGATTGATGCTCAGGCCGAGCTCGCCCTGTGCTCCGAGGGCTTCTGCGAGATTGACCTGCAGACGCTGGAGATCATCCTGCGGAGGGAGACCCTAAACACTAAGGAGGTGGTGGTGTTTGAGGCGGTTATGAGCTGGGCCACAGCAGAGTGCAAGAGACAAGGTTTGGGGCCCACCACTCGCAACAAAAGAGATGTCTTGGGGAAGGCGCTGTTCTTAGTGCGCATCCCCAGCATGAGCCTGGAGGAGTTTGCAAATGGGGCGGCGCAATCTGATATCCTGACACTGGAGGAGACCCACAATGTGTTCCTGTGGTACACGGCGGCTAAAAAGCCCACACTGGACTTCCCTCTGACCGCGAGGCAGGGCTTGGCGCCTCAGAGGTGCCACCGCTTCCAGTCCTCTGCCTACCGGAGCAATCAGTGGCGCTACCGCGGCCGGTGTGACAGCATTCAATTCGCGGTGGACAAAAGGATCTTTATCGCTGGTCTGGGGCTGTACGGGTCGAGCGGCGGCAAGGCCGAGTACAGCGTCAAAATCGAACTGAAGAGACAAGGGGTGACCCTGGCTCAGAACCTGACAAAGTTTGTGTCAGACGGGTCGAGCAGTACGTTTCCGGTGTGGTTCGAGCACCCTGTTCAGGTGGAGCAGGACGCCTTCTACACAGTCAGCGCTGTGCTGGATGGGAATGAACTGAGCTATTTCGGCCAGGAAGGCATGACGGAGGTGCAGTGTGGGAAGGTGACATTTCAATTCCAGTGCTCCTCTGACAGCACCAACGGGACCGGAGTACAGGGAGGACAGATCCCCGAGCTTGTGTTCTATGCATAA